The Microlunatus antarcticus genome window below encodes:
- a CDS encoding M1 family metallopeptidase: MHPPLRRWAVTLGSGALAVSLLPLAPMAASAAPVATVAPAAAPAPVAGGTTVNDSLFPEIGNTGYDVRHYKIALAYAPDGSVKATTTIEAKADKKLSSFSLDLEGLEVDRVRVEGRDATFARTGTKLVVTPAKAAGGTFTVVVKYHGKPVTHIDPDGAQDGWVPSKTGATALSEPVGAQTWFPNNNTPRDKATFDVALTVPKKLAAASNGVLRSRKTSGGRTTWSWRQKQPMATYLSLAAIGDFDVYRSTVKLQHGRKITAWSFVQPSLGKAEAQRKLLPKVLAFSEKQYGRYPFDGTGMVIQDLGVGYALETQTRPFFDGVPDDSTLVHELAHQWFGDSVTPRDWGDIWLNEGFATYAEANWAAEHGGPTTWQAFQKTYDGNDASSDLWKPAPNALEDPADLFGEPVYTRGGLTLEALRHRIGDAKMKTLLRAWSKNQAGRSVRTSQFVALAEKVSDQDLGWFFRSWLEVPSKPAGY, translated from the coding sequence ATGCACCCTCCCCTCCGCCGCTGGGCGGTCACGCTCGGCTCCGGCGCCCTCGCCGTGTCGTTGCTGCCGCTCGCACCGATGGCCGCATCGGCCGCGCCGGTCGCGACCGTCGCCCCGGCCGCCGCGCCCGCACCGGTCGCCGGCGGCACGACCGTCAACGACTCCCTGTTTCCCGAGATCGGCAACACCGGCTACGACGTGCGGCACTACAAGATCGCGCTCGCGTACGCGCCCGACGGCTCCGTGAAGGCGACCACGACGATCGAGGCGAAGGCCGACAAGAAGCTGTCGTCGTTCTCCCTCGACCTCGAGGGGCTGGAGGTCGACCGGGTGCGGGTCGAGGGGCGCGACGCGACGTTCGCGCGCACCGGGACCAAGCTCGTCGTCACGCCGGCCAAGGCCGCCGGCGGGACGTTCACGGTCGTGGTCAAGTACCACGGCAAGCCCGTGACCCACATCGACCCGGACGGCGCGCAGGACGGCTGGGTCCCGAGCAAGACCGGGGCCACCGCCCTCTCCGAGCCGGTCGGTGCGCAGACCTGGTTCCCGAACAACAACACCCCGCGGGACAAGGCGACCTTCGACGTCGCCCTCACCGTCCCGAAGAAGCTCGCGGCCGCGTCCAACGGCGTCCTCCGGAGCCGCAAGACCTCCGGCGGCCGGACGACGTGGAGCTGGCGCCAGAAGCAGCCGATGGCGACCTACCTCTCGCTGGCCGCGATCGGTGACTTCGACGTCTACCGCTCGACGGTCAAGCTCCAGCACGGTCGCAAGATCACCGCGTGGAGCTTCGTCCAGCCGAGCCTGGGCAAGGCCGAGGCGCAGCGCAAGCTGCTGCCGAAGGTCCTCGCCTTCAGCGAGAAGCAGTACGGCCGCTACCCCTTCGACGGCACCGGCATGGTCATCCAGGACCTCGGCGTGGGCTACGCGCTCGAGACCCAGACCCGGCCGTTCTTCGACGGCGTCCCCGACGACTCGACCCTGGTGCACGAGCTCGCGCACCAGTGGTTCGGCGACTCGGTCACCCCGCGGGACTGGGGCGACATCTGGCTGAACGAGGGCTTCGCCACGTACGCGGAGGCGAACTGGGCCGCCGAGCACGGTGGGCCGACCACCTGGCAGGCCTTCCAGAAGACGTACGACGGGAACGACGCGTCCTCCGACCTCTGGAAGCCCGCGCCGAACGCGCTGGAGGACCCGGCCGACCTCTTCGGCGAGCCGGTCTACACCCGCGGCGGGCTGACGCTGGAGGCCCTGCGCCACCGGATCGGCGACGCGAAGATGAAGACCCTGCTGCGCGCGTGGTCGAAGAACCAGGCCGGCCGGTCGGTGCGGACCAGCCAGTTCGTCGCGCTCGCGGAGAAGGTCAGCGACCAGGACCTGGGCTGGTTCTTCCGGAGCTGGCTCGAGGTGCCCTCGAAGCCCGCCGGCTACTAG
- a CDS encoding uroporphyrinogen decarboxylase/cobalamine-independent methonine synthase family protein, giving the protein MSGPEVETAPPLGLADRRPPSVLWTGIGSWPGTDMGDAVRIAFAECPDLPYLPELPARGPAAQLVGRGASVLSGLAVDLQPAGWRLADAPNRDARQARSLFRQDLDDLEEVAQGFVGAFKLSVAGPWTLAAALERPRGDRVVADHGARRDVVQSLTEGIGALVDELRRRLPDLALVVQLDEPLLPAVLTGGLSTASGFSRHRSVDRPEVAEAYSQLVAHLAATGPMGAAAVPVVVHCCAAGAPVSLLREVGVAGVALDLGQMGTETWDEVGEGLTEGLWFGAGALPTTGTAPLARPEQVATRVLARLDDLGLDADAGLRTVLTPACGLAGFDSDGALAALRVLRSAADILSDRLLG; this is encoded by the coding sequence GTGAGCGGGCCCGAGGTCGAGACCGCACCGCCGCTCGGCCTGGCCGACCGCCGTCCGCCCTCGGTGCTCTGGACCGGGATCGGGTCCTGGCCCGGCACCGACATGGGCGACGCGGTCAGGATCGCCTTCGCCGAGTGCCCCGACCTGCCCTACCTGCCCGAGCTCCCGGCCCGCGGGCCGGCGGCCCAGCTGGTCGGCCGGGGCGCGTCGGTCCTGTCCGGGCTGGCGGTCGACCTCCAGCCCGCCGGCTGGCGCCTCGCCGACGCGCCCAACCGGGACGCCCGTCAGGCACGCTCGCTCTTCCGGCAGGACCTGGACGACCTCGAGGAGGTCGCGCAGGGATTTGTCGGGGCGTTCAAGCTCTCCGTCGCCGGCCCCTGGACCCTCGCCGCCGCCCTGGAACGTCCCCGGGGCGACCGCGTCGTCGCCGACCACGGTGCGCGCCGCGACGTGGTGCAGTCGCTGACCGAGGGGATCGGCGCGCTGGTCGACGAGCTCCGCCGGCGGCTGCCCGACCTCGCGCTGGTCGTGCAGCTCGACGAGCCGCTGCTGCCGGCGGTGCTGACCGGCGGCCTGAGCACGGCCAGCGGGTTCTCGCGGCACCGCTCGGTCGACCGGCCCGAGGTGGCGGAGGCGTACAGCCAGCTCGTCGCTCACCTCGCCGCGACGGGTCCGATGGGCGCCGCGGCCGTCCCCGTGGTCGTGCACTGCTGTGCCGCCGGGGCTCCGGTGTCCCTGCTGCGCGAGGTGGGCGTGGCCGGCGTCGCGCTCGACCTCGGCCAGATGGGCACCGAGACCTGGGACGAGGTCGGCGAGGGGCTGACCGAGGGCCTGTGGTTCGGCGCCGGAGCGCTGCCCACCACGGGCACGGCACCGCTCGCCCGACCGGAGCAGGTGGCGACGCGGGTGCTCGCCCGGCTCGACGACCTGGGCCTCGACGCCGACGCCGGGCTGCGGACCGTGCTCACCCCGGCCTGCGGGCTCGCCGGCTTCGACAGCGACGGCGCTCTCGCCGCCCTGCGGGTCCTCCGCTCGGCCGCGGACATCCTGTCCGACCGCCTGCTCGGCTGA